The following proteins are co-located in the Patescibacteria group bacterium genome:
- the rplB gene encoding 50S ribosomal protein L2 translates to MTMKKYKPTTPSRRNMSTVSYSGVLTARNPKKSLTGGFKRSVGRNSSGRITSGQKGGGVKRLYRQIDFKYNKFDIPAKIETIEYDPNRSGFIGLVLYDDGERRYVLLPNGIKPGAKIITSEKSELSIGNRLPLNKIPVGTFVYNVEMKPNGGAKIARSAGNYAEVIASEGGFVHLKMPSSEIRKVLGGSWASIGAVSNEEYRLANKGKAGRNRWLGKRPKVRGSAMNPVDHPYGGGEGRQPQGTKRPKNRWGKGTRGVKTRKSKKYSNVFIVNRRKSKKK, encoded by the coding sequence ATTACTATGAAAAAATATAAGCCTACAACTCCATCAAGACGAAATATGTCCACCGTATCATACAGTGGAGTTTTGACTGCAAGGAATCCTAAAAAGAGCCTAACAGGCGGTTTTAAAAGGAGCGTAGGCAGAAATTCTAGCGGGAGAATTACTTCTGGCCAAAAGGGCGGCGGAGTAAAGCGTCTTTATAGGCAGATTGATTTTAAATATAATAAATTTGACATTCCGGCTAAAATTGAGACTATTGAGTATGACCCTAACAGATCAGGGTTTATAGGTCTTGTCTTGTATGATGACGGAGAAAGAAGGTATGTTCTTTTGCCGAACGGCATAAAACCTGGCGCTAAAATTATAACTTCAGAGAAGTCGGAACTTTCTATCGGTAATCGTTTGCCTTTAAATAAGATTCCGGTTGGGACTTTTGTTTATAATGTGGAAATGAAGCCCAATGGTGGAGCAAAGATTGCCAGAAGTGCCGGTAATTATGCTGAGGTGATTGCAAGTGAAGGAGGGTTTGTTCATTTGAAAATGCCTTCAAGCGAAATTAGGAAAGTTTTAGGCGGTTCTTGGGCTTCTATCGGGGCTGTTTCAAACGAGGAATACAGGCTTGCAAATAAAGGCAAAGCTGGGCGAAACAGGTGGCTTGGTAAGCGTCCTAAAGTAAGAGGAAGTGCGATGAACCCTGTTGATCATCCGTACGGAGGAGGCGAAGGAAGACAACCGCAAGGAACCAAAAGGCCTAAAAACAGATGGGGTAAGGGTACTCGTGGAGTAAAGACGAGAAAATCAAAGAAATATTCAAATGTTTTTATTGTTAACAGGAGAAAAAGTAAGAAAAAATAA
- the rplV gene encoding 50S ribosomal protein L22: MKDVKAQLNNLRIAPRKVRLVSELIKGLPVMKAVSQLTFSKKRSALLIMKLVNSAVANASNNFKLDKDYLYVKDIKVDEGPALKRYMPRARGRAALIKKRTSHITLVLQEQEKKSKARSAKSETMSKSKLIK; this comes from the coding sequence ATGAAAGATGTAAAAGCACAATTAAATAATTTGAGAATAGCGCCAAGGAAAGTAAGGCTTGTTTCCGAATTGATAAAAGGCCTTCCTGTAATGAAGGCGGTATCTCAGCTTACTTTTTCAAAGAAGCGTTCAGCTTTGCTTATAATGAAGCTTGTCAATTCTGCTGTCGCTAATGCTTCAAATAATTTTAAGCTTGATAAAGATTATTTATATGTTAAAGATATAAAGGTAGATGAAGGGCCTGCGCTAAAGAGGTATATGCCAAGGGCGCGAGGGCGAGCCGCTCTTATAAAAAAGAGAACAAGCCATATCACTCTTGTTCTTCAAGAACAAGAAAAAAAATCCAAAGCACGAAGCGCGAAATCCGAAACAATGTCAAAATCCAAATTAATAAAATAA
- a CDS encoding 50S ribosomal protein L23 yields MAILEMFKKGEEKKPKKEAVVKSTIKNTKKPAVKKDEAVKSEKNVKMPVDNSKMFIKLVTEKTTDLAINGAYSFKIDPNSNKIIVKNEIKKLYGVSPVKINIVNSPYKKVSYRGRPSKRPGFKKAIVYLKAGDKLPE; encoded by the coding sequence ATGGCAATTTTGGAAATGTTTAAAAAAGGAGAAGAAAAAAAGCCTAAGAAAGAGGCGGTTGTTAAATCTACCATAAAAAATACTAAAAAGCCGGCAGTAAAGAAAGATGAAGCAGTAAAAAGTGAAAAGAATGTTAAAATGCCTGTTGACAATAGCAAGATGTTTATAAAATTAGTTACTGAAAAAACAACCGATTTGGCTATAAATGGAGCTTATTCTTTTAAGATTGACCCTAATTCAAATAAAATAATAGTAAAAAATGAGATAAAGAAACTATACGGAGTAAGCCCTGTAAAGATTAATATTGTTAATTCTCCATATAAAAAGGTTTCTTATCGCGGAAGGCCAAGCAAAAGACCAGGATTTAAAAAGGCGATTGTTTATTTAAAAGCAGGAGATAAACTTCCTGAGTAA
- the rpsC gene encoding 30S ribosomal protein S3 — MSHSVHPYSFRLGIIRGWKSRWFNTKKYTKFLKEDVLIREWLEKKMRGMYVESIEIEREPNIFHIIIKTSRPGIVIGRKGEGIDKLKKDISKMLHKFKSDGSGELKLTVEEVSSPESKAAIVAQMMIEGLEKRMSFRRLLKQTIEKVSSNKDVEGVKIMLAGRLDGAEMSRTEWLKKGRIPLQTLRADIDFARDKAHMSYGDIGIKVWIYRGERFE, encoded by the coding sequence ATGAGCCATTCAGTACATCCATATTCATTTAGATTAGGAATCATACGCGGTTGGAAATCGCGCTGGTTCAACACGAAAAAATACACAAAATTCTTGAAAGAAGATGTTCTCATAAGAGAATGGCTTGAGAAAAAGATGCGCGGTATGTATGTTGAGAGCATAGAAATAGAAAGAGAGCCTAATATTTTTCATATAATAATAAAAACATCAAGACCAGGGATTGTTATAGGGAGAAAAGGAGAAGGGATAGATAAGCTCAAGAAAGATATTTCCAAAATGCTTCATAAGTTCAAGTCTGATGGGTCAGGAGAGCTTAAATTAACAGTTGAAGAGGTGTCATCGCCTGAGTCAAAGGCCGCTATTGTGGCGCAGATGATGATAGAAGGACTTGAGAAAAGAATGTCTTTCAGAAGACTTTTGAAACAGACTATAGAAAAAGTTTCTTCAAATAAAGATGTTGAAGGGGTCAAAATAATGCTTGCGGGAAGACTTGATGGAGCTGAAATGTCCAGGACAGAATGGCTTAAGAAGGGCAGGATTCCGCTTCAGACACTTAGGGCTGATATTGATTTTGCGAGAGATAAGGCTCATATGTCTTATGGAGATATTGGAATAAAG
- the rpsS gene encoding 30S ribosomal protein S19, protein MARSIKKGPFIEPRLLKKIQGKKPDNTGIVKTWSRRSQISPEMVGFVFGVHNGREFIEVRVTEEMVGHRLGEFSLTRKFIRHGGKMQKELEQKKKEAEIASAKAAKAPADNVKK, encoded by the coding sequence ATGGCAAGATCAATTAAAAAAGGACCATTTATTGAGCCGAGACTCTTAAAGAAGATTCAAGGAAAGAAACCGGATAATACGGGGATTGTTAAGACGTGGTCAAGAAGGTCTCAGATTTCTCCGGAAATGGTAGGTTTTGTTTTTGGCGTTCATAATGGAAGAGAGTTTATAGAAGTGAGAGTTACGGAAGAAATGGTGGGACATAGGCTTGGCGAGTTTAGTTTGACCAGGAAATTCATAAGGCACGGAGGAAAGATGCAGAAAGAGCTGGAGCAAAAGAAGAAAGAAGCTGAGATAGCATCTGCTAAGGCCGCTAAAGCTCCTGCTGATAATGTTAAAAAATAA